In one Sporomusa sphaeroides DSM 2875 genomic region, the following are encoded:
- a CDS encoding corrinoid protein — protein MSNFEKLAEAVYQGDDEEVKTITQGMIAAGVKPMEIVSKGLLAGMDIVAPKFKAGEMFIPEVMMSAKALSEGLTIVKPLLSAEDSANVSTFVMGTVKGDLHDIGKNLVVMLLESGGFNVVDLGVDVTPEAFVEAIKEHKPQIVGMCALLTTTMMAMQDTIDAITEAGLRDKVKVLVGGAPLYPEFAEKIGADGYCVDAVACKEISAKIVAKN, from the coding sequence ATGAGCAATTTCGAAAAGTTAGCAGAAGCGGTGTATCAGGGTGATGATGAAGAGGTAAAGACGATTACCCAGGGGATGATAGCAGCCGGTGTAAAGCCGATGGAGATCGTCAGCAAGGGCTTGCTGGCCGGCATGGACATCGTTGCGCCCAAGTTCAAGGCAGGCGAAATGTTTATTCCGGAAGTTATGATGTCGGCCAAAGCTTTGTCTGAAGGGTTAACCATTGTTAAGCCGCTGTTATCGGCGGAGGATTCGGCTAATGTATCCACCTTTGTCATGGGCACGGTAAAGGGCGATTTGCACGATATCGGCAAAAATCTGGTAGTCATGCTGCTGGAAAGCGGCGGCTTCAATGTAGTGGACCTGGGTGTGGATGTTACACCAGAGGCTTTTGTTGAGGCTATCAAGGAGCATAAGCCACAGATTGTCGGCATGTGCGCGCTTCTTACCACTACCATGATGGCCATGCAGGATACTATTGATGCCATCACCGAAGCCGGCTTGAGAGATAAGGTGAAGGTGCTGGTTGGCGGCGCTCCCTTATATCCGGAATTTGCCGAAAAAATCGGCGCTGACGGCTATTGTGTCGATGCGGTGGCTTGCAAGGAAATATCTGCTAAGATTGTGGCCAAAAACTAA
- a CDS encoding trimethylamine methyltransferase family protein, producing MSVATMTEDLKQIHLATVKILEKTGMKFLHPDVIELLQKNGIKVDGQTAYFTEEQLLEWIGKAPSSFAMYARNSKYDITVGGDNVECFPAYGPPLVLELDGSKRPAQMEDYVRFLKLYQQCDHFNANGGMIVQPADQGIGALLYATLLHSDKCIVTGSGKADEVEALMDMLGIVFGKADLVNKPRATTIVNTNTPLQLDRTMLETLLVFTKYSQPAVIAACAMAGTTAPITLAGTMALHNAEVLAGIAVAQMMNPGTPVVYGTQTTTSDMKSGSIASGSPEGALCYQYGARLAKAYGLPCRGGGAVTDAKSLSIQAGYESMLTLLAAHGAKTNIIIHAAGIVDSYSCISYEKLIADFEIIGMVRRFLKGIEVNEETLAIDVINNVGIAGHFLTQTHTMRHCRKESFLPEISLKGAVTGDPNQEILQNINKKMDKMLAAYARPELPEATVRELKKYLADKGLNQAELDKLG from the coding sequence ATGAGTGTAGCGACTATGACGGAAGACTTAAAGCAGATACATCTGGCAACGGTGAAAATTCTTGAAAAAACCGGCATGAAGTTTCTTCATCCGGACGTAATTGAGCTTTTACAGAAAAACGGAATCAAGGTTGACGGGCAAACGGCTTATTTTACCGAAGAACAACTGCTGGAGTGGATTGGCAAGGCTCCGTCGTCCTTTGCGATGTATGCGCGTAATTCCAAGTATGATATTACCGTGGGCGGCGATAACGTCGAGTGCTTCCCCGCCTATGGTCCGCCGCTCGTACTGGAGCTTGATGGCAGCAAGCGGCCGGCGCAAATGGAGGATTATGTCCGGTTTTTGAAGCTTTATCAACAATGCGACCATTTTAACGCCAATGGAGGGATGATTGTCCAACCGGCTGACCAGGGTATCGGTGCCTTGTTATACGCTACACTGCTGCATTCCGATAAATGCATTGTTACCGGATCAGGCAAAGCCGATGAGGTAGAAGCGCTTATGGACATGTTAGGCATCGTTTTTGGTAAAGCTGACTTGGTAAATAAGCCCAGGGCGACGACCATTGTCAATACTAATACGCCGCTGCAGTTAGACCGTACGATGTTAGAGACCTTATTAGTCTTTACTAAGTATTCTCAGCCGGCAGTTATTGCGGCCTGCGCTATGGCGGGGACGACTGCGCCGATAACCCTGGCAGGCACAATGGCCTTGCATAATGCAGAAGTTTTGGCCGGTATTGCCGTCGCTCAGATGATGAATCCAGGCACACCTGTGGTATACGGAACCCAAACCACCACCTCTGATATGAAGAGCGGCAGTATTGCCAGTGGTTCGCCGGAAGGAGCGTTATGTTATCAGTACGGGGCGCGGCTGGCAAAGGCCTATGGACTTCCTTGCCGGGGAGGTGGTGCTGTAACCGATGCGAAGTCGCTGTCAATACAAGCCGGTTATGAGAGTATGCTCACACTGTTGGCCGCACATGGGGCAAAAACCAATATCATTATCCATGCTGCCGGTATTGTTGACAGTTATAGCTGCATAAGTTATGAAAAGCTGATTGCGGATTTTGAGATTATCGGTATGGTCAGACGTTTCTTAAAAGGGATAGAGGTTAACGAGGAGACTCTTGCTATTGATGTAATTAATAACGTAGGCATTGCTGGTCATTTCTTAACTCAGACTCATACTATGCGGCATTGCCGTAAAGAATCTTTCTTACCGGAAATCAGCCTTAAAGGGGCTGTTACCGGTGATCCAAACCAAGAAATACTGCAGAATATCAATAAAAAGATGGATAAAATGCTGGCAGCGTACGCAAGACCGGAACTGCCTGAGGCTACTGTCCGGGAGCTTAAAAAATATCTCGCAGATAAAGGGCTTAACCAGGCAGAACTTGATAAACTGGGCTAG
- a CDS encoding cobalamin B12-binding domain-containing protein, with translation MSNFEKLAEAVYQGDDLAVKTITQGMVAAGVNPMEIVSKGLLAGMDIVAPKFKAGEMFIPEVMMSAKALSEGLSIVKPLLSAEDSANVSTFVMGTVKGDLHDIGKNLVVMLLESGGFNVVDLGVDVTPEAFVAAIKEHKPRIVGMCALLTTTMMAMQDTLDAITEAGLRDKVKVLVGGAPLYPEFAEKIGADGYCVDAVACKEMAAKIVAGN, from the coding sequence ATGAGCAATTTCGAAAAGCTGGCAGAAGCGGTGTATCAGGGTGATGATTTAGCGGTAAAGACAATTACCCAGGGTATGGTAGCAGCCGGGGTAAATCCGATGGAGATTGTCAGCAAGGGCCTGCTGGCCGGCATGGACATCGTCGCGCCCAAGTTCAAGGCCGGAGAGATGTTTATTCCGGAAGTTATGATGTCGGCCAAAGCCTTATCCGAAGGGCTGAGCATTGTCAAGCCGCTGTTGTCGGCGGAGGATTCGGCCAATGTATCCACCTTTGTCATGGGCACGGTAAAAGGCGATTTACATGATATCGGCAAAAACCTGGTAGTCATGCTGCTGGAAAGCGGCGGCTTCAATGTAGTAGATCTGGGTGTGGATGTTACGCCAGAGGCTTTTGTTGCGGCCATTAAGGAGCATAAGCCCCGGATTGTCGGCATGTGCGCACTGCTCACCACTACCATGATGGCCATGCAGGATACTCTTGATGCCATCACCGAAGCCGGCCTGAGAGATAAGGTGAAGGTGCTGGTTGGCGGCGCTCCCTTATATCCGGAGTTTGCCGAAAAAATCGGGGCTGACGGCTATTGTGTCGATGCCGTGGCCTGCAAGGAAATGGCTGCTAAGATAGTGGCCGGTAACTAA
- a CDS encoding sigma-54 interaction domain-containing protein, with amino-acid sequence MVKKTYEELESENRLLHAMFDVVSDGAYAVSVDGTVLFYNKAFEKMEGTTRSQMVGKKDFDVYPGFENFQRHVVCKNPEPLRDQHMTYTSISGKKVDIVYNSYPFFQDGKLSAVISIGRDKPSINELVTMVLNSFNSKKSNRVTNGTIYTLEDIIGSSTVIRQTLKQARKMAQSQSTVMLVGETGTGKELFAQGIHNASPYKSRPFIAVNCAAIPETLMESLMMGTVKGAFSGALDTPGFFEQAENGTLFLDEINSLSISLQAKLLRLLQDKKIRRLGDNKERKISCRIISATNQDLFALAKSGLFREDLLYRLTPVIADIPPLRERLEDIPLLAREFVDRFNDELALNIKIISQDLMQLFLYYRWPGNVRELEHIIESAMSLAENTETILSREHLPRMLKKRLMSDQTKSGSSDSEAGANKSLAELLRQYEKETIENALILKNGNVSQCAIQLGITRQNLHYHLRRHGIKAVLYKAQSVGDATDSPVP; translated from the coding sequence ATGGTAAAAAAAACGTATGAAGAGCTGGAGTCTGAAAACCGCTTATTGCATGCCATGTTTGATGTAGTATCCGACGGGGCTTATGCAGTAAGCGTGGATGGCACTGTTCTCTTCTACAACAAAGCCTTTGAAAAAATGGAGGGGACAACCCGCAGCCAGATGGTGGGAAAAAAAGATTTTGACGTATATCCGGGATTTGAAAACTTCCAGCGGCATGTTGTATGCAAAAATCCCGAACCATTGCGGGATCAGCATATGACCTATACGTCGATAAGCGGCAAAAAAGTTGATATTGTATATAATTCCTACCCGTTTTTTCAGGATGGAAAATTATCTGCCGTCATTTCCATTGGCAGAGATAAGCCCTCCATAAACGAATTAGTTACCATGGTGCTAAATTCATTTAACAGTAAAAAATCTAACAGAGTCACCAATGGCACCATCTATACGTTGGAAGATATTATCGGCAGCAGTACCGTCATCCGGCAAACCCTGAAACAAGCCCGCAAAATGGCGCAGAGCCAGTCTACCGTCATGCTTGTGGGGGAAACAGGCACAGGTAAAGAGTTGTTTGCCCAAGGTATACATAACGCCAGTCCTTACAAATCCCGCCCCTTTATTGCCGTAAACTGCGCCGCAATCCCGGAAACACTGATGGAAAGCCTGATGATGGGAACTGTAAAGGGTGCATTTTCCGGAGCATTGGATACGCCCGGTTTTTTTGAGCAGGCTGAAAATGGAACTTTATTTTTAGATGAAATAAACTCGCTGTCTATTTCCTTGCAAGCAAAACTGCTAAGATTACTGCAGGATAAAAAAATACGACGCCTGGGCGATAATAAAGAACGCAAGATTTCGTGCCGGATAATCAGTGCAACCAATCAGGACTTATTTGCGCTGGCAAAGAGCGGCCTTTTCCGTGAAGATCTGTTATACCGTTTGACTCCCGTTATTGCGGATATTCCGCCCTTACGTGAGCGGTTAGAGGACATACCGCTGCTGGCAAGAGAATTTGTAGACCGCTTTAACGATGAACTGGCGCTAAACATAAAAATCATATCCCAGGATTTGATGCAGCTATTTTTATATTACCGCTGGCCGGGAAATGTGCGTGAATTGGAGCATATCATTGAAAGCGCGATGAGCCTGGCCGAAAATACAGAAACCATATTATCCAGGGAGCATCTGCCCAGGATGTTAAAAAAGAGACTGATGAGTGATCAAACAAAGTCCGGCTCAAGTGATAGTGAAGCAGGTGCCAATAAGTCGCTAGCCGAACTGTTGCGTCAATACGAGAAAGAAACCATTGAAAACGCACTGATACTAAAGAATGGGAACGTAAGCCAGTGCGCTATTCAACTGGGAATTACCAGGCAAAATTTGCATTATCACCTCCGCCGGCATGGAATTAAAGCTGTTTTGTATAAAGCCCAGTCTGTCGGCGATGCAACAGATTCCCCTGTGCCTTAA
- the fliD gene encoding flagellar filament capping protein FliD, translating to MFRSGSVANQYTSWGQYGIYASMLQRQDFANNGQTGRTGTLLPGGSDVLYDYASDSRNQLASILADRQKKLAMATEIVENYNNLASSFYNGFDSSMKALKDAAYDLKNTSLNSAVNQIGYGSDNSKVVTVTSKFAPGRDSFNVEVSQLAGGQKTAYAALAAEGAGAFAGKSSLTLNSGDKTYKFDFNFTAGTTNKQALQSIAEKVNESGGSLKASVTEKDGKSQLQLYTSGTGAATAFSVTMTGALEQQLQTERQETAQDAVYRVNGVSHTSGKNEIELAEGVSATLTGTGEAKVSPDQMDAGKLVNAVKQFAGAYNAVVEHLKANAGSSKAISNLAGSFANIRFSAGSLSQLGIDVGAGGKLSVNENRLTEAATNNLDSLQRLVGSSDGIAGVTYNKAFSALIHKDNLLPLPSLTNGYYGVAKGLFFDIMA from the coding sequence GTGTTTAGGAGCGGTTCTGTTGCTAACCAATATACCTCGTGGGGACAATATGGCATTTATGCGTCAATGCTGCAAAGGCAGGATTTTGCCAATAACGGTCAGACAGGCCGCACAGGCACCCTCTTGCCCGGCGGGTCTGATGTGCTTTATGATTATGCGTCAGACAGCAGGAACCAATTGGCCAGTATCCTGGCTGACCGGCAGAAAAAACTTGCTATGGCCACAGAGATTGTCGAGAATTACAATAACCTGGCGTCAAGCTTTTACAACGGCTTTGATTCGTCGATGAAAGCATTGAAGGATGCAGCTTATGATCTGAAAAATACCAGCCTGAACAGCGCCGTCAACCAAATTGGCTATGGCAGTGATAACAGCAAGGTCGTCACGGTGACGTCCAAGTTTGCACCAGGCCGTGACAGTTTTAATGTGGAGGTAAGTCAGCTTGCCGGCGGACAGAAAACGGCCTATGCTGCTCTGGCTGCGGAAGGTGCGGGAGCTTTTGCCGGTAAGAGCAGTCTTACCTTGAACAGCGGTGATAAAACCTATAAGTTTGACTTTAATTTCACTGCCGGCACGACCAACAAGCAGGCCTTGCAGTCAATCGCAGAGAAGGTCAATGAATCAGGCGGCAGCCTGAAAGCCAGCGTCACGGAAAAGGACGGTAAAAGTCAGCTGCAGCTTTACACCAGCGGAACAGGAGCCGCAACCGCCTTCAGCGTGACCATGACCGGAGCGCTGGAGCAGCAGTTGCAGACAGAGCGCCAGGAGACGGCGCAGGATGCTGTTTACCGTGTGAACGGTGTTAGCCATACTTCCGGGAAAAATGAAATTGAACTGGCCGAGGGCGTTTCCGCTACCCTGACCGGAACCGGCGAGGCTAAGGTAAGTCCGGATCAGATGGATGCCGGTAAGCTGGTGAACGCGGTTAAACAATTTGCCGGCGCCTATAATGCTGTGGTGGAGCATCTGAAAGCCAATGCCGGTTCGTCAAAAGCTATTTCCAATCTGGCCGGTTCATTTGCGAACATTCGCTTTTCCGCTGGTTCTTTGTCCCAACTGGGGATTGACGTGGGTGCCGGCGGCAAGCTCAGCGTTAACGAGAATCGGCTGACAGAAGCGGCAACGAACAATCTGGATTCCTTGCAGCGGCTGGTAGGCAGTTCGGACGGCATTGCCGGTGTAACTTACAACAAGGCTTTCAGCGCGCTTATCCATAAGGATAATCTGCTGCCGCTGCCCAGTCTTACCAATGGCTACTACGGCGTTGCCAAGGGATTATTTTTTGATATAATGGCATGA
- the katG gene encoding catalase/peroxidase HPI, whose amino-acid sequence MSNESKCPVTGMTRKAVAGGGTSNRDWWPNQLNLNILHQHPAKSNPMGEDFNYAEEFKSLDLDAVKKDLYALMTDSQDWWPADYGHYGPLFIRMAWHSAGTYRLGDGRGGAGSGSQRFAPLNSWPDNVNLDKARRLLWPIKQKYGRKISWADLMILAGNCALESMGLKTFGFAGGRVDIWEPEEDIYWGSEGEWLGDKRYSGQRDLENPLAAVQMGLIYVNPEGPNGQPSVLASGRDVRDTFARMAMNDEETVALVAGGHTFGKCHGAGPATHVGPEPEAAGLEEQGLGWKNSFGSGNGGYTIGSGIEGAWKPNPTTWDMGYLETLFKYDWDLVKSPAGAWQWIPTDPAAATTVEDAHDPSKRHAPMMTTADLSLRMDPIYGPIAKRYRDNPEEFADAFARAWFKLTHRDMGPRCRYLGPEVPAEELIWQDPVPAVDHELINEQDIAELKAKLLAAGLSIPELVSTAWASASTFRGSDKRGGANGARIRLAPQKDWEVNQPEQLAKVLAALEKIQAEFNKAQQGSKKVSLADLIVLGGCAAVEKAAKNAGYEVTVPFTPGRTDATQEQTEIYSFAVMEPKADGFRNYMKAKYAVSAEEMLVDRAQLLTLSAPEMTVLVGGMRALNANFGQSQHGVFTKRPEALTNDFFVNLLDMGTVWKAVSEEAEVFEGRDRTTGELKWTGTRIDLIFGSNSQLRAVAEVYGCQDSQEKFLQDFVAVWTKVMNLDRFELA is encoded by the coding sequence ATGAGTAATGAAAGCAAGTGCCCGGTGACAGGCATGACCAGAAAAGCCGTTGCCGGTGGTGGCACCTCAAACCGGGATTGGTGGCCTAATCAATTGAACCTGAATATTCTGCATCAGCATCCTGCAAAATCCAATCCGATGGGCGAGGATTTCAACTATGCAGAAGAGTTCAAGAGTCTGGACCTTGACGCCGTAAAGAAGGACCTATATGCGCTGATGACCGATTCCCAGGATTGGTGGCCTGCTGATTACGGTCATTATGGACCGCTTTTTATCCGGATGGCGTGGCATAGTGCCGGTACCTATCGTCTGGGGGATGGACGCGGCGGCGCGGGTTCCGGCTCACAGCGCTTTGCCCCCCTCAACAGCTGGCCTGACAATGTAAATCTCGATAAAGCCCGCCGGCTGCTTTGGCCGATTAAACAGAAATATGGCAGGAAGATTTCCTGGGCAGACCTGATGATTCTTGCCGGAAACTGCGCTCTGGAATCCATGGGTCTTAAAACCTTCGGTTTTGCCGGTGGACGCGTTGATATTTGGGAACCGGAAGAGGATATTTATTGGGGCTCTGAAGGCGAATGGCTGGGCGATAAGCGTTATTCCGGCCAGCGGGATCTTGAAAATCCGCTTGCCGCCGTGCAGATGGGCCTGATTTACGTGAATCCGGAAGGTCCTAATGGACAGCCCAGCGTACTTGCTTCCGGCCGTGACGTTCGCGATACCTTTGCCCGTATGGCTATGAATGATGAAGAAACGGTCGCACTTGTTGCCGGCGGTCACACGTTTGGCAAATGCCATGGCGCCGGCCCCGCGACCCATGTAGGGCCTGAACCTGAAGCCGCCGGCCTTGAAGAGCAGGGCCTCGGCTGGAAAAACAGCTTTGGGAGCGGCAATGGCGGTTATACCATCGGCAGCGGCATTGAAGGCGCCTGGAAACCAAACCCGACAACCTGGGATATGGGTTATTTAGAGACTTTATTCAAATATGACTGGGATTTGGTTAAAAGTCCTGCCGGCGCCTGGCAGTGGATACCGACCGACCCGGCTGCGGCAACTACGGTGGAGGATGCGCACGACCCGTCCAAGCGTCATGCACCGATGATGACTACCGCAGATCTTTCCCTAAGAATGGATCCCATCTATGGTCCGATTGCCAAGCGGTACCGTGATAACCCTGAGGAGTTCGCAGATGCTTTTGCCCGGGCCTGGTTCAAGCTGACACATCGTGATATGGGACCCCGTTGCCGTTATCTCGGACCGGAAGTTCCGGCAGAGGAGCTAATCTGGCAGGACCCGGTGCCGGCGGTCGATCATGAATTGATTAACGAACAGGATATTGCAGAACTCAAGGCAAAGCTGCTTGCTGCCGGTCTGTCGATTCCCGAGCTGGTTTCAACAGCCTGGGCGTCGGCCTCCACCTTCCGCGGCTCTGACAAGCGCGGTGGAGCCAATGGGGCGCGCATTCGTCTCGCTCCGCAAAAAGACTGGGAGGTTAACCAGCCGGAGCAGCTTGCGAAGGTGCTTGCAGCTCTGGAAAAAATTCAGGCAGAGTTCAACAAGGCACAGCAAGGCTCTAAGAAGGTTTCCCTGGCCGATCTGATTGTTCTGGGCGGCTGCGCGGCTGTCGAGAAAGCGGCAAAGAATGCCGGTTATGAAGTGACTGTTCCCTTTACGCCGGGTCGCACGGATGCCACCCAGGAACAGACTGAAATTTATTCTTTTGCCGTGATGGAACCAAAGGCGGACGGCTTCCGCAATTATATGAAGGCCAAATATGCCGTATCAGCCGAGGAAATGCTGGTAGACCGGGCACAGTTACTGACTTTGTCCGCTCCGGAGATGACCGTTTTGGTCGGCGGCATGCGTGCCTTGAATGCCAACTTCGGGCAGTCTCAGCACGGCGTGTTCACCAAGCGTCCGGAAGCGCTTACCAATGATTTCTTTGTGAATTTGCTGGATATGGGTACGGTGTGGAAGGCCGTTTCCGAGGAAGCCGAGGTCTTTGAAGGCCGCGATCGCACCACCGGTGAACTTAAATGGACCGGCACCCGTATTGATCTCATTTTCGGCTCCAATTCACAGCTCCGGGCAGTTGCGGAAGTCTATGGCTGCCAGGATTCTCAGGAGAAATTCCTGCAAGATTTTGTAGCGGTGTGGACTAAGGTTATGAACCTTGACCGTTTCGAGCTTGCCTAA
- a CDS encoding Fur family transcriptional regulator: protein MLRNNPFVQELLKRNITPSHQRVMILRYLIENRCHPTVEQIFSALRSSIPTLSKATVYNTLNIFLEAHLVRILSVEENETRYDIVMENHGHFKCSSCGSIYNFAVNIDQFVSEELRGFQIAEKNVYFHGVCPSCIAKIEK, encoded by the coding sequence ATGCTGAGAAACAATCCGTTTGTGCAGGAACTGCTAAAAAGAAATATTACCCCGTCGCATCAGCGTGTCATGATTTTACGGTATTTGATTGAAAACCGATGCCACCCTACGGTGGAGCAGATTTTCAGCGCGCTGCGCAGTTCGATCCCTACTTTGTCCAAAGCTACCGTATACAACACATTGAATATCTTCCTTGAGGCCCACTTAGTTCGCATTTTGTCGGTTGAGGAGAATGAAACGAGATATGACATCGTGATGGAAAACCATGGGCATTTCAAATGCTCTTCCTGTGGCAGCATCTATAATTTTGCAGTGAATATCGACCAGTTCGTATCAGAAGAACTGCGTGGTTTTCAAATTGCGGAAAAGAATGTCTATTTCCATGGTGTATGCCCTAGTTGCATTGCCAAAATAGAAAAATAA
- the yddG gene encoding aromatic amino acid DMT transporter YddG yields the protein MNTRTRSNATFIGLIAIILWSTMVGLIHSVSELLGPIGGIAMIYTSASVILIVTFGVPKIKTFPWKYLLLGGFLFVAYEISFAMAIGFANNGNQAIEINIINYLWPCLTIVFAILFNKQKSTLLIIPGLILCLLGVCWVLGGEKGLDVSGMISNIKSNTFSYALAFAGAFIWAAYCTITNRLAAGKNGITLFFILTAAVLWVKFFISGAAVPNLSVRAIMYVLVAGCAIGFGYASWNYGILHGNVSVLASASYFTPILSSLLGSLLLNAPLSVPFWQGVCMVCLGSILCWQATKNQSEKNKVCAS from the coding sequence TTGAATACACGCACCAGGAGCAATGCTACTTTTATTGGACTAATTGCTATCATACTTTGGAGCACAATGGTTGGTTTAATTCACAGTGTAAGTGAACTGCTTGGCCCGATTGGAGGTATTGCTATGATCTATACCTCCGCGTCTGTGATTCTTATTGTTACGTTTGGAGTACCCAAAATAAAAACTTTCCCTTGGAAATATTTGCTACTGGGAGGTTTTTTATTTGTGGCCTATGAAATATCTTTTGCGATGGCGATTGGCTTTGCCAACAATGGGAATCAGGCAATTGAAATCAATATTATAAACTATCTGTGGCCTTGTCTTACCATTGTATTTGCTATCCTTTTTAATAAACAAAAATCCACACTTCTGATAATTCCGGGGCTGATCCTTTGCCTTCTTGGCGTTTGTTGGGTATTAGGAGGCGAGAAAGGTCTGGATGTAAGTGGGATGATTAGCAATATAAAAAGCAATACATTTAGTTATGCTTTAGCCTTTGCAGGCGCTTTCATTTGGGCTGCATACTGCACTATCACAAATAGGTTAGCGGCAGGGAAAAACGGAATTACCCTATTTTTTATTCTTACTGCTGCAGTTCTTTGGGTTAAGTTCTTCATTAGCGGAGCTGCTGTGCCCAATCTTAGTGTGCGGGCCATAATGTATGTGCTGGTGGCAGGCTGCGCGATAGGTTTTGGGTATGCTTCCTGGAATTATGGTATTTTGCATGGCAATGTCTCAGTACTTGCCAGTGCCTCCTATTTCACGCCGATATTATCATCGTTGTTAGGCTCGTTGCTTTTAAATGCCCCGCTTTCAGTTCCCTTCTGGCAGGGTGTATGTATGGTATGTTTGGGATCAATATTATGTTGGCAGGCAACTAAGAACCAGTCAGAGAAAAATAAGGTTTGCGCTTCATAA